A part of Prevotella melaninogenica genomic DNA contains:
- a CDS encoding replication-associated recombination protein A, translating into MEPLAERLRPRTLDDYIGQEHLVGEGAVLRRMIDSGRIASFILWGPPGVGKTTLAQIIANRLETPFYTLSAVTSGVKDVRDVIERAQSGRFFNSASPILFIDEIHRFSKSQQDSLLGAVEKGTVTLIGATTENPSFEVIRPLLSRCQLYTLKSLEKEDLLKLLHRAVTQDVELKKRNIELRETGALLRYSGGDARKLLNIIDLIMAAESGNDIVITDKMVEERLQENPLAYDKDGEMHYDIISAFIKSIRGSDPDAALYWMARMIEGGEDPKFIARRVVISAAEDIGLANPNALLLANAAFDAVTKIGWPEGRIPLAEAVVYLARSKKDNSAYVGINNAIELVRQTGNLPVPLHLRNAPTKLMKDLGYSDGYKYPHDYPGHYVEQQYMPDELVPPPTPPKEGST; encoded by the coding sequence ATGGAACCATTGGCAGAACGATTGCGACCGCGCACGCTCGACGATTATATCGGACAGGAACACCTCGTTGGTGAGGGGGCTGTGCTCCGACGTATGATCGATTCGGGACGTATTGCATCGTTTATCCTTTGGGGACCACCAGGCGTGGGGAAGACTACGCTGGCACAGATTATCGCCAACCGCTTAGAGACACCATTCTATACGCTCTCTGCAGTGACGAGTGGCGTAAAGGATGTGCGTGATGTCATCGAAAGGGCACAGAGTGGGCGGTTCTTCAACTCTGCCTCACCGATACTCTTCATTGATGAAATCCATCGTTTCTCAAAGTCGCAACAGGACTCGCTCTTGGGCGCAGTAGAGAAAGGAACAGTGACGCTTATCGGTGCAACGACTGAGAACCCATCCTTTGAAGTAATTCGTCCGTTGCTCTCTCGCTGTCAGCTCTATACGCTGAAATCGTTGGAGAAGGAGGATTTATTGAAACTGTTGCACCGTGCAGTGACACAAGATGTGGAACTGAAGAAGCGGAATATCGAACTGCGTGAGACGGGTGCTCTCCTGCGTTATAGTGGGGGCGATGCACGTAAGTTGCTGAATATCATCGACCTTATCATGGCTGCCGAGTCGGGTAATGATATTGTGATAACGGATAAGATGGTGGAGGAACGCTTGCAGGAGAATCCGTTGGCGTATGATAAGGATGGTGAGATGCACTATGATATCATCTCGGCATTCATCAAGTCTATCCGTGGCTCCGACCCTGATGCAGCCCTCTACTGGATGGCAAGAATGATTGAGGGCGGAGAAGACCCGAAGTTCATTGCGCGCCGTGTCGTCATCAGTGCAGCAGAAGACATCGGGCTTGCTAACCCTAACGCCCTGCTGTTAGCGAATGCAGCCTTTGATGCTGTGACGAAGATTGGTTGGCCTGAAGGTCGAATACCATTAGCGGAGGCGGTAGTCTATCTGGCTCGATCGAAGAAGGATAATTCCGCATACGTAGGCATCAATAATGCGATAGAGTTAGTGAGACAGACAGGCAACTTGCCTGTACCACTTCATCTACGCAATGCACCGACAAAGTTGATGAAGGACCTTGGTTACAGCGATGGATATAAGTATCCGCACGATTACCCAGGACATTACGTAGAGCAGCAGTATATGCCGGATGAGTTGGTACCTCCCCCAACCCCTCCGAAGGAGGGGAGCACCTAA
- a CDS encoding CPBP family intramembrane glutamic endopeptidase, producing MKYSKRKRIVASTGLTNLYYIKKLLGFLFYAFFICIFALIINNLIYQFCTPKTLSYARWIATPIGELIEIFFVYIALGLSAICIGKAKLNLGTIKREKIALLTLLCILVALTECLPEVSLITALSQIIGEVPETDLIKNINVGTFFSVCILAPIVEELFFRGVVERILLKLKTSPWVGIIASAMLFTMIHEFPYQAIGAFIGGVIYGWVYYKTKSIYLTFSMHAVNNIIAFIGIFLDDGVGSSDAFPPILYVFAGLSLLLFIFFIVKLSYKLKDF from the coding sequence ATGAAGTATTCAAAAAGAAAAAGAATAGTGGCAAGTACTGGTCTTACAAACCTTTATTATATAAAGAAGTTGTTAGGTTTCCTCTTTTACGCATTTTTTATATGTATATTTGCCCTTATTATAAATAATTTGATTTATCAATTTTGCACTCCTAAAACTTTATCTTATGCTCGGTGGATAGCAACACCCATAGGGGAATTGATAGAAATATTTTTTGTATACATAGCATTAGGTCTCTCAGCGATATGTATTGGCAAGGCTAAATTGAACTTAGGAACGATAAAAAGAGAGAAAATAGCCCTTCTTACGCTATTGTGTATACTTGTAGCCTTAACCGAATGCTTACCTGAGGTGAGTCTTATAACAGCTCTATCACAAATTATAGGGGAGGTTCCAGAAACTGATCTTATTAAGAATATTAATGTTGGTACATTTTTTAGTGTTTGTATATTAGCTCCCATTGTGGAAGAGTTGTTTTTCCGTGGAGTAGTAGAAAGGATTTTATTAAAGTTGAAAACTTCTCCATGGGTAGGCATTATCGCATCTGCTATGCTCTTTACTATGATACATGAGTTCCCGTATCAAGCTATAGGCGCTTTTATAGGTGGAGTGATATATGGGTGGGTTTATTATAAAACAAAGAGTATTTATCTCACCTTTAGCATGCATGCGGTTAATAATATCATTGCTTTCATTGGAATTTTTTTGGATGATGGAGTAGGGAGTTCTGACGCATTTCCTCCCATTCTTTATGTCTTTGCAGGGCTTTCTTTGCTGCTTTTCATTTTCTTTATTGTTAAATTATCTTATAAACTAAAAGATTTTTAG
- a CDS encoding zinc-binding metallopeptidase, translated as MKKYLYLVAIAIVSCGAILSSCSDDKVSGDSIFLTEAVHRNAFDQWLYKNYTMPYNIEFQYRLKTEETEQAYNFVPADSAKTVKLAILTKYMWFDAYAETVGLDFIKENAPRIIVVTGTPGYTRYRTEVIGSAEGGYKVRLGKVNALTDDQLKDYGSMNNYYFHTMHHEFMHILNQKKPYDESYDNISRSDYVSGNWTSIPDKKAQSMGFVSAYSMENPAEDIAELYSIYVTSTPEDWATIMKNAGNKGGTIINKKLKIIREYMSNSWNVDIELLRNAILRRGGKIGTLDLNTLE; from the coding sequence ATGAAAAAGTATTTATATTTGGTTGCAATCGCTATCGTCAGCTGTGGCGCAATCTTGTCTTCATGTAGTGATGACAAGGTAAGCGGTGATTCGATCTTCTTGACTGAGGCTGTACATCGTAATGCCTTTGACCAGTGGTTGTATAAGAACTACACCATGCCTTATAATATAGAGTTCCAGTATCGTTTGAAGACGGAGGAGACCGAGCAGGCTTATAACTTCGTGCCTGCTGACTCTGCAAAGACTGTTAAGCTTGCTATCCTCACAAAGTATATGTGGTTTGATGCTTATGCCGAGACCGTTGGTCTTGATTTTATTAAGGAGAATGCGCCACGTATCATCGTTGTTACTGGTACACCGGGTTACACACGTTATCGCACAGAGGTAATCGGTAGCGCTGAGGGTGGCTATAAGGTAAGATTAGGTAAGGTAAATGCCCTTACCGATGACCAGCTGAAGGACTATGGTAGTATGAATAACTACTATTTCCACACGATGCACCATGAGTTCATGCACATTCTTAATCAGAAGAAGCCTTACGATGAGTCGTATGATAACATCTCACGTTCTGACTACGTAAGTGGTAACTGGACTTCTATCCCTGACAAGAAAGCGCAGAGCATGGGTTTCGTTTCGGCTTACTCTATGGAGAATCCTGCTGAGGATATTGCTGAACTTTACTCTATCTACGTGACCAGTACGCCAGAGGATTGGGCTACAATCATGAAGAATGCGGGTAACAAGGGCGGTACGATTATCAACAAAAAGCTGAAGATCATTCGCGAGTACATGAGCAATTCATGGAATGTTGACATCGAACTGCTGCGCAATGCAATCCTCAGAAGAGGTGGAAAGATTGGTACACTCGACCTGAACACACTGGAATAA
- a CDS encoding DUF4302 domain-containing protein yields the protein MKKVYLLFMAIVLTLSLQSCLHDDKTTFDLPAAERIEKKVADYKALLESSEDGWVMQYYTGKNYSYGGYTLLLKFKNGHVTAMGDVKDVEAKATSGYDVVKDLGPTLSFNEYNAVIHPLAETWLGSPDGAQGDYEFSILRATNDSIFVRGRKWHNDMVLTRLPKGTNWEEYMLGLVTVMEGMNVETYDFVLGNDTLGQGTLTQEVRRLTVTLGDKKWEMPYCTTNTGIVLREPIVIGNKKYQRFTWNEEDHSLTQDDLKIIQFLPKSHKSIDFWVGEWQLKTNLRKRIRLTLEKGSVANTLKGKLNINNINYEILMTYDPATGHLELPGQPVTDPTYKYPAGIVMIPASQKEGKLFGEGKGSLFFTWDEDMQRAKAEDSGQITGHEVDSFFGVAYGEDLQPITDASGNYVFAFTLPNIQYMTKIN from the coding sequence ATGAAAAAGGTATATTTACTATTCATGGCTATCGTACTGACACTTTCTTTGCAATCGTGTCTGCATGACGATAAGACCACTTTCGACCTCCCTGCGGCTGAGCGAATCGAGAAGAAGGTTGCTGACTATAAGGCACTTTTAGAGTCATCAGAGGATGGTTGGGTAATGCAGTATTATACGGGAAAGAACTATAGCTACGGTGGTTACACGCTGTTGCTGAAGTTCAAGAACGGCCATGTTACCGCTATGGGTGACGTGAAGGACGTTGAGGCAAAGGCTACTTCGGGCTACGATGTAGTGAAAGACTTGGGTCCTACCTTGTCATTCAATGAGTATAACGCAGTGATTCACCCACTGGCTGAGACTTGGTTGGGTAGTCCTGACGGTGCGCAGGGCGACTATGAGTTCTCTATCCTCCGTGCTACTAACGACAGCATCTTCGTGCGTGGTCGCAAGTGGCACAATGATATGGTCCTCACACGCCTGCCAAAGGGTACTAACTGGGAAGAGTATATGCTCGGTCTTGTGACGGTAATGGAAGGTATGAATGTTGAGACCTACGACTTTGTCTTGGGTAATGACACCTTAGGACAGGGAACACTCACACAAGAGGTGAGACGTCTTACTGTTACCTTAGGCGATAAGAAGTGGGAGATGCCTTATTGTACAACCAATACAGGTATCGTACTCCGTGAGCCTATCGTCATCGGTAACAAGAAGTATCAACGCTTTACATGGAACGAGGAAGACCACTCGCTGACACAAGACGACCTTAAAATCATTCAGTTCTTGCCTAAGAGCCATAAGAGCATTGACTTCTGGGTTGGCGAATGGCAATTGAAGACCAACCTACGTAAGCGTATTAGGCTTACCTTGGAAAAGGGTTCTGTGGCGAATACGCTGAAGGGTAAGTTGAATATTAACAATATCAATTATGAAATCCTCATGACTTACGACCCTGCAACAGGACACCTTGAGCTTCCTGGACAGCCAGTGACCGACCCTACTTATAAGTATCCAGCAGGTATCGTAATGATTCCAGCATCGCAGAAGGAGGGCAAACTCTTCGGTGAAGGAAAGGGTAGCTTGTTCTTCACATGGGATGAAGATATGCAGCGTGCAAAGGCTGAAGACAGCGGACAGATTACAGGACACGAAGTAGATTCCTTCTTCGGTGTAGCTTACGGCGAAGACTTGCAGCCTATTACCGATGCAAGTGGCAACTATGTATTTGCCTTCACATTGCCAAATATCCAGTACATGACGAAAATTAATTAA
- a CDS encoding BACON domain-containing protein yields the protein MKKYISIFMLVAAAALGTACSNDNNELPEYAAGLNVVKAQTAFNVIGGTNMVKMASEPAKAYAQDAWLTVTKKAETLELTAATNTSPQSRNTLLVIKNLQGDSITLNVQQEGVTFGLPAGEDIFTDDKAIQKTLIATANVPVTYVTTGDWITVEQKGNEVGVKVAENTTGKARVGWVIAKAVGLVDSLKVVQASLSDFVGEYKQTAKMRNADRSLSRKTSDVRIEAAAGTNKANFIVDNKYTWPVDFIPGKGFKMTNGKVVFKNEVQTGVYEYFISVIVADDFSKEHETAINGTQESILLSIDDTGNLVFKEAQKLASEQTFSSYGWNRFSDTKPVMGAYRGIGEVYVQPKLTRK from the coding sequence ATGAAGAAGTATATTTCAATATTCATGCTCGTTGCAGCTGCCGCTCTCGGAACGGCATGCAGCAACGACAATAACGAACTGCCTGAATATGCTGCGGGATTGAATGTCGTAAAGGCACAGACAGCATTTAACGTGATTGGTGGAACAAACATGGTGAAGATGGCTTCCGAACCTGCCAAGGCTTATGCACAAGATGCGTGGCTTACGGTTACGAAGAAAGCTGAGACACTTGAGTTGACTGCAGCGACAAATACCAGTCCACAGTCGCGCAACACGCTCCTTGTTATTAAGAACCTTCAGGGCGACTCTATCACCCTTAACGTTCAGCAGGAAGGTGTCACCTTCGGTCTGCCTGCTGGTGAGGATATCTTCACCGATGACAAGGCTATTCAGAAGACGCTCATCGCTACGGCTAACGTACCTGTCACCTATGTTACTACGGGCGACTGGATTACCGTTGAGCAGAAAGGTAACGAAGTAGGCGTAAAGGTGGCTGAGAACACGACGGGTAAGGCACGTGTAGGCTGGGTTATCGCTAAGGCAGTGGGCTTAGTTGACTCGTTGAAGGTGGTTCAGGCTTCATTATCAGACTTCGTTGGCGAATACAAGCAGACAGCAAAGATGCGTAACGCTGACCGTAGCTTGTCGAGAAAGACCTCTGACGTGCGTATCGAGGCTGCAGCTGGTACCAACAAGGCTAACTTCATTGTTGATAACAAATACACGTGGCCAGTAGACTTTATCCCTGGTAAGGGATTTAAGATGACCAACGGTAAGGTAGTCTTCAAGAACGAGGTGCAGACAGGTGTTTACGAATACTTTATCTCAGTTATCGTTGCTGACGACTTCAGTAAGGAGCACGAGACAGCCATCAATGGTACGCAGGAGAGCATCCTTCTTTCAATTGATGACACAGGCAACCTCGTATTCAAAGAGGCACAGAAACTTGCCTCTGAGCAAACCTTCTCATCTTACGGCTGGAACCGCTTTTCTGATACCAAACCAGTTATGGGTGCCTATCGTGGAATAGGTGAGGTGTATGTACAACCAAAACTTACACGCAAGTAG
- a CDS encoding RagB/SusD family nutrient uptake outer membrane protein has translation MDLKNPTEVSQLLVSAYPQAHPAYLTEMYSDNTDEQLHSTWSAFDRFQEQAYQWKDIDDVSNTETPYQLWSAHYAAISACNEAIEYIERTVKDAQSEEDYRAQLGEALLCRAFSMFQLSTVFCQAYDKTTAANQLGLPYPTEPEKVVGRLIERGTLAELYQKIEADMLKGIALVGTKYAKPKFHFTKQAAYAFATRFYLYAQQYDKAVKYANMVLGDQPADILRNWAEWNRLGPSGNVQPNAFVNASNTANIMLLPVPSQWGVISIPIQAGSKYAHGELISKNETLQAPGPWGDSGSTLNYTVLYNNGVSKYCLRKIPYVPKVIDATAEIGIPYGEYAVFSTDITLLERAEAYALLGQYDKALKDINTELTVFSKTKKQLTLADIQDFYGSMAYYTSTKPTPKKKLNPLFAVEATIQEPLLQCLLQLKRLVTIHEGFRLQDVKRYGITMYRRKIDVQSNVTAVTDSMKVGDPRLAIQLPQDVISAGVTPNPRNN, from the coding sequence ATGGACCTTAAGAACCCTACGGAGGTGAGCCAATTGTTGGTAAGCGCTTATCCACAAGCACACCCAGCTTACCTCACTGAGATGTATTCGGACAATACTGACGAGCAACTGCATAGTACATGGAGTGCGTTCGACAGATTCCAAGAGCAGGCTTATCAGTGGAAAGACATTGACGATGTGAGCAATACCGAGACCCCTTATCAGCTCTGGTCAGCGCATTATGCAGCTATATCAGCTTGTAATGAGGCGATTGAATACATTGAGCGTACTGTCAAGGATGCGCAGTCAGAGGAAGACTATCGTGCACAGTTGGGCGAGGCTTTGCTCTGTAGAGCGTTCTCAATGTTCCAGTTATCAACCGTCTTCTGTCAGGCTTACGACAAGACGACGGCTGCCAACCAGTTAGGTTTACCTTATCCAACAGAGCCAGAGAAGGTTGTTGGTCGATTGATAGAGCGTGGTACGCTGGCTGAACTCTATCAGAAGATTGAGGCAGATATGCTGAAGGGTATTGCTCTTGTCGGTACAAAGTATGCGAAGCCTAAGTTCCACTTCACCAAGCAGGCAGCTTACGCTTTCGCAACTCGCTTCTATCTCTATGCACAGCAGTATGACAAGGCAGTGAAGTATGCTAACATGGTATTGGGCGATCAGCCAGCAGATATCCTCCGCAACTGGGCAGAGTGGAACCGCTTAGGTCCAAGTGGTAACGTACAGCCAAACGCCTTTGTAAATGCAAGCAACACTGCCAACATCATGTTGTTGCCAGTTCCTTCACAGTGGGGTGTTATCAGTATTCCTATTCAGGCTGGTAGCAAGTATGCGCATGGCGAATTGATTAGCAAGAACGAAACCTTGCAGGCGCCGGGTCCATGGGGTGACAGCGGTTCAACGCTTAACTATACCGTTCTTTATAATAATGGTGTATCAAAGTACTGCTTGCGTAAAATCCCTTACGTACCTAAGGTGATTGATGCAACAGCAGAGATTGGTATTCCTTACGGTGAGTATGCTGTGTTCAGCACAGACATTACCCTGCTTGAGCGTGCTGAGGCTTATGCGCTCTTAGGTCAATATGACAAGGCATTGAAAGACATCAACACCGAGTTGACCGTCTTCTCAAAGACCAAGAAGCAGCTCACGCTTGCGGATATTCAAGACTTCTATGGTTCGATGGCTTACTACACATCAACAAAACCAACACCAAAGAAGAAGCTGAACCCATTGTTTGCAGTAGAGGCTACCATACAGGAACCTCTTTTGCAGTGTCTCTTACAGTTGAAGCGATTGGTAACCATCCATGAGGGTTTCCGTCTTCAGGATGTTAAACGTTATGGTATCACAATGTATCGTAGAAAGATTGATGTGCAGTCAAACGTTACTGCCGTAACTGACTCTATGAAGGTTGGCGACCCACGCTTAGCTATTCAGTTGCCACAGGACGTAATATCAGCTGGTGTGACACCTAACCCACGTAATAATTAA
- a CDS encoding SusC/RagA family TonB-linked outer membrane protein, whose product MSKKLLMCFAMLFMCVSAALAQTKISGTVVSADDNEPVIGATIMVVGTKSGAVTDVDGKFSLTTDVANPQITVGYIGMASQTLKGTTDMKVVLKSSTQTLNEVVVTGLTRTDRRLFTGATDKVDAEKARLSGVADISRSLEGQAAGVSVQNVSGTFGTSPKIRIRGATSIYGSSKPLWVVDGVIMEDAANVGADDLASGNPETLISSAIAGLNADDIESFQILKDGSATSIYGARAMAGVIVVTTKKGKQGQAHISYTGEFTSRLVPSYSNFDILDSKEQMGIYRELADKGWLNFSEVLNGSEYGVYGKMYEMINKYNASTGQFGLENTTEARNRYLQRAEFRNTNWFKELFSSNIMQSHSISLSGGTQKSNYYASFSALLDPGWYKQSNVNRYTLNVNLTQHLTEKLSLNLIGGAAYRKQRAPGTLGQDVDVVGGEVKRDFDINPYSYASNTSRVLDPSATYVANYAPFNIFNELDNNYIDLNTIDARFQLELKYKPIKGLELSLLGAFKYMTSTQEHFVKDNSNQALAYRAMANGIIRDANKYLYKDPSNPYVLPMTVLPYGGLYHKGDNRMSDYDIRATANYSRTFADKHIMNLFGGMELKSIERQRNAFEGAGLRYDAGMVPFYIYQYFKRALESGNTYYTINPTNSRSVAFYGNATYSYQGRYVFNGTLRYEGSNQMGRNSSARWMPTWNVSGAWNVHEENWFNKLSPLNKLTLRASYSLTGTPPDASYSNSTAIITASTPFRLFAEDQEPQLELSELANSTLTYEKKNELNLGFDASLWNNRLGVTFDYYTRRNFDEIGPMITAGLGGEIIRAANVAEMNSNGLELSISSVNIKKKNFSWTTSFIYSYATTEITKLFNQGNVMSLVSGNGFAKKGYPARALFSIPFMGLNSDGMPMVLNEKGQVTTDDINFQERTKTDFLKYEGPTDPTHTGSVGNMFSYHGFRLNVFFTYAFGNVVRLDPKFRARYNDLVSMTNAFKNRWMAAGEEKETNVPGILSKSQYMANTNVRLGYNAYNYSDARIAKGDFIRLKEISLGYDFPAQMFQNSMIKNASLKLQATNLFLLYADKRLNGQDPEFYNVGGVASPMPKQFTLTVKLGL is encoded by the coding sequence ATGAGTAAAAAGTTACTTATGTGTTTTGCCATGCTGTTTATGTGCGTAAGCGCAGCATTGGCACAAACTAAAATTTCGGGTACCGTAGTGTCGGCCGACGATAACGAGCCTGTTATCGGTGCTACCATTATGGTCGTGGGCACCAAGTCGGGTGCAGTAACCGATGTTGATGGTAAGTTTTCGCTTACCACTGACGTTGCTAATCCTCAGATCACTGTGGGCTATATCGGTATGGCATCGCAGACGCTGAAGGGTACTACCGACATGAAGGTGGTGCTTAAGTCAAGCACTCAGACACTGAACGAGGTTGTTGTGACGGGTCTTACCCGCACCGACCGCCGTCTCTTTACGGGTGCAACGGACAAGGTTGATGCTGAGAAGGCGCGCCTGAGTGGTGTGGCAGATATCAGCCGTTCGCTTGAAGGTCAGGCAGCGGGTGTGTCTGTTCAGAACGTCAGCGGAACCTTCGGTACGTCTCCAAAGATTCGTATTCGTGGTGCCACCTCTATCTACGGTAGCAGTAAGCCACTTTGGGTTGTCGATGGTGTGATCATGGAAGATGCAGCCAATGTCGGTGCAGACGACTTAGCTTCGGGTAATCCAGAGACCCTTATCTCTTCTGCAATTGCAGGTCTTAATGCCGATGATATCGAGAGCTTCCAGATTTTGAAGGACGGTTCGGCAACCTCTATCTATGGTGCGCGTGCGATGGCAGGTGTGATTGTTGTTACTACTAAGAAAGGTAAGCAGGGACAGGCACACATCAGCTATACAGGTGAGTTCACCTCTCGCCTTGTACCCTCTTATAGCAACTTCGATATCCTCGACTCAAAGGAGCAGATGGGTATTTATAGAGAGTTGGCAGATAAGGGCTGGTTGAATTTCTCTGAGGTACTCAATGGTAGCGAATATGGTGTGTATGGTAAGATGTACGAGATGATCAACAAGTACAATGCAAGCACAGGTCAATTCGGTTTGGAGAATACCACAGAGGCACGCAACCGCTATCTACAGCGTGCAGAGTTCCGCAATACCAACTGGTTTAAGGAGTTGTTCTCATCTAATATTATGCAAAGCCACTCAATCAGCTTGAGCGGTGGTACACAGAAGTCAAACTACTATGCATCGTTCAGTGCATTGTTAGACCCGGGATGGTATAAACAGAGTAACGTAAACCGTTATACCCTCAACGTGAACCTCACACAGCATTTGACAGAGAAGCTGTCGTTGAACCTCATTGGTGGTGCGGCTTATCGTAAGCAGCGTGCACCGGGAACACTTGGTCAGGACGTTGACGTAGTAGGTGGTGAGGTGAAGCGTGACTTCGACATCAACCCTTACTCATACGCAAGCAACACCTCACGTGTACTTGACCCATCAGCAACATACGTTGCGAACTATGCGCCATTCAACATCTTCAATGAGTTGGATAACAACTATATCGACCTCAACACGATTGATGCTCGTTTCCAGTTGGAATTGAAGTATAAGCCAATCAAGGGCTTAGAGTTATCACTCTTGGGTGCATTTAAGTATATGACTTCTACACAGGAGCATTTTGTAAAGGACAATTCTAATCAGGCATTAGCTTATCGTGCGATGGCTAACGGAATTATCCGCGATGCTAACAAGTATCTTTATAAAGACCCATCAAACCCTTATGTATTGCCAATGACCGTGTTGCCATACGGTGGTTTGTATCATAAAGGTGACAACCGCATGAGCGATTATGACATTCGTGCAACCGCTAACTATAGCCGCACCTTTGCCGATAAGCATATCATGAACCTCTTCGGTGGTATGGAGTTGAAGAGTATTGAACGTCAGCGCAATGCCTTCGAGGGTGCTGGTCTGCGTTATGATGCAGGTATGGTTCCATTCTATATCTATCAGTATTTCAAGCGTGCATTGGAGTCGGGCAATACTTATTATACCATTAACCCAACCAACTCACGCAGTGTAGCCTTCTACGGCAACGCTACTTACAGCTATCAGGGCCGTTACGTCTTCAATGGTACCCTTCGTTATGAGGGCTCAAACCAGATGGGGCGCAATTCAAGCGCACGCTGGATGCCAACATGGAACGTGTCTGGAGCATGGAATGTGCATGAGGAGAACTGGTTTAATAAGCTCTCTCCATTGAATAAGCTTACCTTACGCGCCTCTTACAGTCTTACAGGTACGCCTCCAGATGCTTCTTATAGCAACTCAACCGCTATCATCACAGCCTCAACTCCTTTCCGTCTCTTCGCAGAAGATCAGGAGCCACAGCTTGAGCTTAGCGAGTTGGCAAACTCAACACTTACCTATGAGAAGAAGAACGAGTTGAACCTCGGTTTCGATGCATCTTTGTGGAACAACCGCTTAGGTGTTACTTTCGACTATTATACACGTAGAAACTTCGACGAAATTGGTCCGATGATTACCGCTGGTTTGGGTGGTGAGATTATTCGTGCAGCCAACGTTGCCGAGATGAATTCTAATGGTCTTGAGTTGAGTATCTCTTCTGTTAACATTAAGAAGAAGAACTTCTCTTGGACAACAAGCTTCATCTACTCTTATGCAACGACCGAGATTACAAAGCTCTTCAATCAAGGTAACGTGATGAGCTTGGTGAGCGGTAACGGTTTTGCCAAGAAGGGTTATCCTGCTCGTGCCTTGTTCTCAATCCCATTCATGGGCTTGAACAGCGATGGTATGCCAATGGTTCTCAATGAGAAGGGACAGGTGACAACCGATGATATCAACTTCCAAGAGCGTACAAAGACCGACTTCTTGAAGTATGAAGGTCCAACTGATCCAACGCATACAGGTTCTGTGGGCAATATGTTCAGCTATCATGGTTTCCGTCTGAACGTGTTCTTCACTTACGCTTTCGGTAACGTAGTACGCCTTGATCCTAAGTTCCGTGCACGTTATAACGACCTCGTTTCAATGACTAATGCGTTCAAGAACCGTTGGATGGCAGCTGGTGAGGAGAAAGAAACCAATGTTCCCGGTATTCTTTCTAAGAGCCAGTACATGGCAAACACCAATGTTCGCTTGGGCTACAACGCCTATAACTACAGCGATGCACGTATTGCAAAGGGCGACTTCATCCGCCTCAAGGAGATTTCTTTGGGCTATGACTTCCCTGCACAGATGTTCCAAAACAGCATGATTAAGAATGCATCGTTGAAGCTTCAGGCTACCAACCTCTTCCTTCTCTATGCTGACAAGCGACTCAATGGTCAGGATCCAGAGTTCTATAATGTGGGTGGTGTTGCATCGCCAATGCCAAAACAATTTACGCTAACAGTAAAACTTGGACTTTAA